The region CGCTTTGCTGGTCATGCTGCGCCGCATCCTGCCCAACGAAGCGCCGCGCGGCAAGCTGCAGTATGGCAAGCTGATGGCCTCGCTGCTGGAGATCATCCGCCAGGAACCGCTGCTGCGCCAGCGCGCGCTGTTCTCCGGCCTGGGCCTGGGCACTTTCAGCGTGTTCTGGACCGGCCTGACTTTTTTACTGAGCGGCGCGCCGTATCATTATTCGGAAATGCAGATCGGCCTGTTCGGCCTGGCCGGCGCCACCGGCGCGCTGGCCGCCAATACGGCCGGCCGCATGGCTGACCGCGGCTATGCGCGGCAAGCAACCTGGCTGCTGGCGGTGGCGTCGATCGCCGGCTGGGCCCTGATCGGCTTCGGCGCGCAATCGTTGACCTTGCTGCTGATCGGCATCGTGCTGCTGGACATGGGCGTGATGGGCCTGCAAGTGACGCACCAGTCCATCATCTACAAACTGGCGCCGCAGGCGCGCGCCAGGGTCACCACCGTCTTTATCGCGGCCGGTTTTATCGGCGCCTCGGCCGGCTCGGCGCTGGCCAGCGCCAGCTTTGCCGCCGGCGGCTGGCTGGCGCTGTGCGCGGTGGGCGGCGCCATGCCGCTGCTGATGCTGCTGGTGTGGAGCAAGTACCGCATGGATCAACGGCGGCTGGAACGGGCCTGACAAATGACCTACTCGCGCGCCTTGCCAAACGCATCACCGGCCTTCCACGCCGGCATCTTGGCACCATTGGCCACGGCCTGCCCCAGGTTCAGGGTGAATTGCGCCTGCTGCGTCATGCCCGACAGATCCCAGCTGGCGTCGTACTCATCGGTCACCTGATGATAGCGCGGGCCATAGGCGGCGGCCTTGGCTTTGGACGCTTCCGGGTCCTTCACGTAATCGCGTCCGCCATTGATGGAAAACGCCGGTACGCCGGCCTTGGCAAAGCTGAAGTGGTCGCTGCGAAAGTATCCACCGGCCAGGTCCGGACGCGCCGCGGCGATCTGCAGGCCCATGGCTTTGGCCACCGTGGCGGCAATGCTGCCCAGCTCCGTGCGCTCGCCGCCCTGGGCGCCCATGTCGCGCGTGGCGCCGACGAAATTGAGGCTGTCCAGGTTCAGCGCGGCCGCCGTCTTGTTCAAGGGCCATAAAGGGTCGGCCGCATACGCGGCACTGCCCAGCAAACCCTGCTCTTCGGCCGCCACCCACAGGAAAATCTGCGTGCGCTTGGCCGGCTTTTTCACCGCTTCCTGCGCCATCGCCAGCAGGCCCGCCGTGCCCGAAGCATTGTCGACGGCGCCGTTGTAGATGATGTCGACGCCGGCTTTCACATCACCTTGTTTGCCCAGGTGATCCCAGTGGCCGCTGTAGATCACGGCCTCGTCCTTCAGTTTTGCATCCGTGCCCGGCACCATGCCGGCGATATTGAACTGCTCCACCTTGCGCACGGCGGACTTCATTTCACCCGTCAATTTGACGTTCAGGGCGACGGCCTGGAAATCCTTGCTTTCGGCCTTGGCGCGCAGCGTGTCCAGGTCCTGGCCGCCGGCCGCAAACAGCCGGCGCGCCGCGCCTTCCGTGATCCAGCCCTGCAAGGGCGTACCAGCGGTGCGATCAGCCAATTGGAAACGCTCGCTGCCGCTCCAGCTGCTCTGCACCACGTTCCAGTCGTACGATGCCGACGGTTTCGTATGGATCAGCAGCACGCCGGCCGCGCCCTGGCGTTTGGCCTCTTCGAACTTGTAGGTCCAGCGGCCATAATACGTCAGCGCCTTGCCGGCAAAGCGGTTCGGCTCGGCTTCGGTGGGCTGCGGGTCGTTGACCATCACGACGATGATCTTGCCTTTCACATTGATCCCCTTGAAGTCGTTCCAGCCCTCTTCCGGCGCCGTCACGCCATAGCCGGCAAACACCAGCGGCGCATCAAACGCATGTGCCGGCACGGAGTCGCCGGTGGCCCAGACCCAGTCCGGACCAAACGCCAGCGGCACGGCCTTGCCGTCGCCAGCCACGGCCTGCAGCGAACTGTCCTTTGGCAGCGATTTCACGCCGGCGATCTGCACGCTCTGGCGAAAACTGTTGCCGCGCACCGGCTGCAAGCCGATCAGGCGCGCCTGGCTTTCCAGGTAAGCCACCGTCAGGTCGGCGCCGCGCTGGCCGGTACCCCGGCCTTCGAGCAAGTCATCGGACAGGAAGGCCAGGTGGGCGCGCAGCGGCGCTTCCTGCACCACCGGCAAGTTGCTGGCGGCGTGAACGGGAAACGCCAGCACCAGGCCGGTGGCGAGGCTGGTGGCGGCCAGCGATGAAAACAGTTTCTGCATGAGATCCTTCGGATAAGAGGACGAAAAAAAACCGGGCGGCGGATAGCCGCGCCGGCGATTGCATGTGACACAGGGAAAATATTACACCAGCAAAGA is a window of Janthinobacterium sp. J1-1 DNA encoding:
- a CDS encoding M28 family peptidase, giving the protein MQKLFSSLAATSLATGLVLAFPVHAASNLPVVQEAPLRAHLAFLSDDLLEGRGTGQRGADLTVAYLESQARLIGLQPVRGNSFRQSVQIAGVKSLPKDSSLQAVAGDGKAVPLAFGPDWVWATGDSVPAHAFDAPLVFAGYGVTAPEEGWNDFKGINVKGKIIVVMVNDPQPTEAEPNRFAGKALTYYGRWTYKFEEAKRQGAAGVLLIHTKPSASYDWNVVQSSWSGSERFQLADRTAGTPLQGWITEGAARRLFAAGGQDLDTLRAKAESKDFQAVALNVKLTGEMKSAVRKVEQFNIAGMVPGTDAKLKDEAVIYSGHWDHLGKQGDVKAGVDIIYNGAVDNASGTAGLLAMAQEAVKKPAKRTQIFLWVAAEEQGLLGSAAYAADPLWPLNKTAAALNLDSLNFVGATRDMGAQGGERTELGSIAATVAKAMGLQIAAARPDLAGGYFRSDHFSFAKAGVPAFSINGGRDYVKDPEASKAKAAAYGPRYHQVTDEYDASWDLSGMTQQAQFTLNLGQAVANGAKMPAWKAGDAFGKARE
- a CDS encoding MFS transporter: MSSSPSPINASALLTSTRILLFALSAGVLVASLYYVQPLTSMLAASFGVGVTQAGYLVTATQIGYVLGIVFLVPLSDVLNRRKLLSWMLLAKIAALLLAATSQNIVVFAIASVLMGITASALMVVTAMVASYAPDHSRGRMVGTVMTGLLLGILLARTVSGTVAQLSGGWRAVYVLAAVVVAALLVMLRRILPNEAPRGKLQYGKLMASLLEIIRQEPLLRQRALFSGLGLGTFSVFWTGLTFLLSGAPYHYSEMQIGLFGLAGATGALAANTAGRMADRGYARQATWLLAVASIAGWALIGFGAQSLTLLLIGIVLLDMGVMGLQVTHQSIIYKLAPQARARVTTVFIAAGFIGASAGSALASASFAAGGWLALCAVGGAMPLLMLLVWSKYRMDQRRLERA